The window AGTCCGGGCCGCTCTTTTCGGGCGATCTTCAGGGCCTTTTCCCCATTGGCGGCCGCTGTCACCTGGTGGCCCTCCTTCATCAAGAGTGTCTCCAGCAGGTATTGCGTCTCTTTATTGTCTTCTACAATCAGAATTTTCATAAATCCTTCCCCTGAAAATATTTCTGCAGCTCGGTCATGAATGTCTCGGGATCAATGGGTTTCTCGATGTATCCGGCGCACCCCGCGGCCAGGGCCTTTTCTCGGTCGCCGGCCATGGCATAGGAGGTCAACGCCACGATCGGGACCGTCTGATCGGCCCCGGAACCACGGATCCGTCTGGTCACCTCCAGGC is drawn from Nitrospirae bacterium CG2_30_53_67 and contains these coding sequences:
- a CDS encoding two-component system response regulator, which produces MKRILVIEDNEANIYLVRFILEKSGHEVIEARDGASGVARAREPGLDLILVDIQLPDIDGLEVTRRIRGSGADQTVPIVALTSYAMAGDREKALAAGCAGYIEKPIDPETFMTELQKYFQGKDL